The Acinonyx jubatus isolate Ajub_Pintada_27869175 unplaced genomic scaffold, VMU_Ajub_asm_v1.0 scaffold_72, whole genome shotgun sequence genome contains a region encoding:
- the LOC106986470 gene encoding olfactory receptor 6, whose product MSKENTTYVSEFILVGFHTSPWLQVLLFLLFLITYLFVLLENLVIILTVWVTGSLHKPMYYFLGTMSFLETWYVSVTVPKMLAGFLLRPNTISFLRCMIQLYFFISLACTECVLLAAMAYDRYVAICCPLRYPAMMTTGFCVQLTISSWVSGFTISMAKVYFISRVAFCGNNILNHFFCDVSPILKLACMDFSMAEMVDFVLAILILVFPLSATVLSYGFIVSTILHIPSAAGQWKTFSTCASHLTVVIIFYTAVIFMYVQPRAIASFNSNKLISAIYAVFTPMLNPIIYCLRNKEVKDAIRKTMSSGQALFLRDCLC is encoded by the coding sequence ATGTCAAAGGAAAATACCACCTATGTTAGTGAATTCATCCTTGTGGGCTTCCATACTTCCCCTTGGCTACAggttctgcttttccttctcttcctcatcaCCTACCTGTTTGTGCTGCTGGAGAATTTGGTTATCATTCTCACTGTATGGGTTACTGGGTCCCTGCACAAGCCTATGTACTATTTTCTGGGCACCATGTCCTTTCTGGAGACTTGGTATGTATCTGTCACAGTCCCTAAGATGTTGGCTGGATTCCTACTTCGTCCCAATACCATCTCCTTCCTGAGATGCATGATCCAACTCTATTTCTTCATCTCACTTGCCTGTACTGAATGTGTGCTCTTGGCTGCCATGGCCTATGACCGTTATGTGGCTATATGTTGTCCTCTTCGTTATCCAGCCATGATGACCACAGGATTTTGCGTTCAGCTGACCATCAGTTCCTGGGTGAGTGGCTTCACCATATCCATGGCAAAGGTATACTTCATCTCCCGAGTTGCCTTCTGTGGCAATAATATCTTGAACCATTTTTTCTGTGATGTTTCTCCTATCCTCAAACTGGCCTGCATGGATTTTTCTATGGCTGAGATGGTAGACTTTGTGCTAGCCATTCTCATTCTTGTGTTTCCCCTCTCAGCCACTGTCCTTTCCTATGGCTTCATTGTCTCTACCATCCTGCACATTCCCTCAGCCGCTGGGCAGTGGAAGACCTTCTCCACCTGTGCCTCTCACCTTACAGTGGTGATCATCTTCTATACAGCTGTGATCTTCATGTATGTCCAACCTCGAGCCATTGCTTCATTCAATTCTAACAAATTGATCTCAGCCATATATGCAGTCTTTACTCCCATGCTCAACCCTATTATCTATTGCCTGAGGAACAAGGAGGTCAAAGATGCCATCAGAAAAACCATGTCTAGTGGCCAAGCCCTTTTCTTGAGAGATTGTCTTTGCTAA